The Persephonella sp. KM09-Lau-8 nucleotide sequence ACTACTACTATGCACTTCCTAAAAAAGTAAGAAAAAAAGCCCTAAAAGGCGTTCTCTCCATGAAGCTTAAAGATGGAGAGCTTACCATTGTTGAGGACTTTACATTTGATGAACCAAAAACAAAAAAAGCAATAGAAGTCCTCAAAAACTTCGGTCTTGAAAAATCAAAAGTTTTACTTGTTATAGCTTCTAAAGATATGAATGTTATCAAATCTTTTAGAAACTTACCTAAAGCAAAAGTTCTGCTTGTTGATGGTCTTAATACTTATGACATACTTAACGCAGACCATGTTTTAATCACAAAATCTGCAGCAGAAGAAATTAATGAGAGGTTGGGATAATGAGCACAAGAACCCCGTATGATATACTAATACGCCCTGTTTTGACAGAAAAGGCTGTTAAACAGAATGAAAAAGAAAACAAGCTTGTGTTTGAAGTTCCACTGGATGCTAATAAAATTGAAATAAAAAAAGCAGTGGAACAGGTTTTCGGTGTAAAAGTAAAAGAAGTTAGAACAATGATAGTAAAACCAAAACAAAAAAGAGTTGGTTTATCCAGACCAGGATATACCAAAAAATGGAAAAAAGCTATTGTAAGAATCGAATCTGAAGAACCAATAAACATAGCAGAATTAATATAGAGGTGAAATGAAATGGGTGTTAGAAAATTAAAGCCTGTTACAAACGGAACAAGGCATGCAATCTTATATGATTTTTCTGAAATAACAAAAAAAGAGCCTGAAAAATCCCTGGTAGAGCCTTTAAAAAGCAAAGCAGGAAGAAATAACCAGGGAAGAATAACCGTCAGACATAAAGGT carries:
- the rplW gene encoding 50S ribosomal protein L23, which codes for MSTRTPYDILIRPVLTEKAVKQNEKENKLVFEVPLDANKIEIKKAVEQVFGVKVKEVRTMIVKPKQKRVGLSRPGYTKKWKKAIVRIESEEPINIAELI
- the rplD gene encoding 50S ribosomal protein L4, which codes for MEANVVNIKKENVGTINLNDNIFNTEVKEHTIWEVIKWQLASRRAGTASTKTRAEVRGSRRKILPQKGTGNARHGDRKANIFVGGGVAHGPHPRDYYYALPKKVRKKALKGVLSMKLKDGELTIVEDFTFDEPKTKKAIEVLKNFGLEKSKVLLVIASKDMNVIKSFRNLPKAKVLLVDGLNTYDILNADHVLITKSAAEEINERLG